Proteins from a genomic interval of Papaver somniferum cultivar HN1 chromosome 4, ASM357369v1, whole genome shotgun sequence:
- the LOC113276144 gene encoding pentatricopeptide repeat-containing protein At3g46610-like, producing MQALSVLLPLSGISRTRRKRVYCLSAIEVSNGFHCWNPMCGFSSKVKLYLICQPKRGNSFGSCSIPLALALEKEAIGSDKDSADEVILSDGIDVVKEIPFDGSNEPTDNKEYVGKEKEDNSELGEEKSKKVDVRALGLSLEFAKTADEVEVVLKDFADLPLNVYSSMLRGLGVDKKVDTVMAVYEWLKRKKIETDGTIYPNLYIYNSLLGALKQSHEFGLMEMVVKDMEDEGVIPNIVTYNILMAIHLEKGRSKEALNVLQVMQNTGLRPTPVTYSTALLAYRRMEDGNGALKFFVEVKERYQNGEIGKDTDDNWDSEIIKLENFIVRICYQVMRRWLVKGVHLTKDVMDLLTSMDGAGLKPGRVDHEKLVWACTQEGHYVVARELYNRIREGGTGISLSVCNHVIWLLGKAKKWWAALEVYEDLLDKGPKPNNLSNELVISHFNILLTAARKRGIWRWGVRLLNKMEEKGLKVGSREWNAVLVACSKAAETSAAVQIFHRMVENGEKPTILSYGALLSALEKGKLYEEAIQVWDHMIKVGIQPNLYAYTIIASVYIGQGKSDTVESVMREMVKSGIEPTVVTFNAIISGCARNGMGSTAFDWFHRMKIWNIPPNEITYEMLIEALAIDAKPRLAYELYLRALSEELILSSKAYDAVLESATNYGATIDIANLGPRPPEKKKHVKNRKHLSEFCNLADLPRRSKPFEKEELQHPQLQGDQE from the coding sequence ATGCAAGCTTTAAGTGTCCTGCTGCCATTAAGTGGTATTTcaagaacaagaagaaagagagttTATTGTTTGAGTGCAATTGAAGTTAGCAATGGGTTTCATTGTTGGAATCCAATGTGTGGGTTTTCGTCTAAAGTGAAATTATATCTTATTTGTCAACCAAAGAGGGGGAATTCTTTTGGTTCTTGTAGTATTCCTTTAGCTTTAGCTTTAGAGAAAGAAGCAATAGGGAGTGATAAAGATAGTGCAGATGAGGTGATTTTGAGTGATGGGATTGATGTTGTGAAAGAAATTCCTTTTGACGGCAGCAATGAACCGACAGACAACAAGGAATATGTTGGTAAAGAGAAAGAAGATAATAGTGAATTAGGTGAGGAGAAGAGTAAAAAGGTGGATGTTAGAGCGTTGGGTTTGAGTTTAGAGTTTGCCAAAACTGCAGATGAAGTTGAAGTAGTACTTAAGGATTTTGCAGACCTACCGCTTAATGTGTATTCATCTATGCTAAGAGGTTTAGGTGTGGATAAAAAAGTGGATACTGTAATGGCTGTTTACGAATGGCTTAAGAGAAAGAAGATAGAGACTGATGGTACTATATATCCTAACCTTTATATATATAACAGTCTACTCGGTGCATTGAAGCAATCTCATGAGTTTGGTTTAATGGAGATGGTTGTGAAAGATATGGAAGATGAAGGGGTGATTCCTAATATTGTGACGTATAACATTTTAATGGCAATTCATTTAGAGAAAGGACGATCTAAAGAGGCACTTAACGTACTTCAGGTGATGCAGAATACGGGTTTACGGCCAACTCCTGTGACTTATTCAACAGCATTGTTGGCTTATCGAAGAATGGAAGACGGTAATGGAGCTCTAAAGTTTTTTGTTGAAGTGAAAGAGAGGTATCAGAATGGGGAGATAGGAAAAGATACGGATGATAATTGGGATAGTGAAATTATTAAGCTTGAAAACTTCATAGTTCGAATATGCTACCAAGTTATGCGACGGTGGCTTGTGAAAGGAGTTCACTTAACTAAAGATGTGATGGATCTTCTTACAAGCATGGATGGTGCAGGACTGAAACCTGGACGTGTAGACCATGAGAAACTCGTTTGGGCATGTACACAGGAAGGCCATTACGTTGTAGCGAGGGAGTTGTACAACCGAATAAGAGAGGGGGGAACGGGAATTAGCTTATCTGTATGTAACCATGTAATTTGGTTGTTGGGGAAGGCGAAAAAGTGGTGGGCGGCGCTAGAAGTCTATGAGGACTTGTTGGATAAAGGACCAAAGCCTAATAACTTATCAAATGAGCTTGTAATTTCTCATTTCAACATTCTATTAACTGCTGCtaggaagagaggaatttggaGATGGGGTGTTAGATTACTTAACAAGATGGAAGAAAAAGGCTTGAAAGTAGGAAGTAGAGAATGGAATGCAGTTCTTGTGGCCTGTTCTAAGGCCGCAGAAACTTCAGCTGCAGTGCAAATTTTCCATAGAATGGTGGAAAATGGTGAAAAACCAACAATCCTTTCCTACGGAGCATTGCTCAGTGCTCTTGAGAAAGGGAAGCTCTACGAAGAGGCAATTCAAGTATGGGATCATATGATCAAGGTTGGTATTCAACCAAATTTGTATGCTTATACCATTATTGCCTCAGTTTATATTGGTCAAGGAAAATCTGATACTGTCGAGTCTGTGATGAGGGAGATGGTAAAATCAGGGATTGAACCAACTGTTGTTACTTTCAATGCAATAATTAGTGGTTGTGCACGGAATGGTATGGGAAGCACTGCCTTCGATTGGTTTCATCGAATGAAAATTTGGAATATCCCACCAAATGAGATAACGTACGAAATGCTGATTGAAGCTCTTGCGATAGATGCTAAACCTAGATTAGCTTATGAGTTGTACTTGAGGGCTCTCAGTGAGGAGTTGATTCTATCTTCTAAGGCTTATGATGCGGTGTTGGAATCGGCTACGAATTATGGTGCAACTATAGATATAGCTAATTTAGGACCAAGGCCTCCAGAGAAGAAAAAACACGTAAAAAATAGAAAACATTTGTCTGAATTCTGCAACCTGGCTGATCTTCCTCGGAGAAGTAAACCATTCGAGAAAGAAGAACTTCAACATCCACAATTACAAGGAGACCAAGAGTAA